The Paenibacillus uliginis N3/975 genome has a window encoding:
- a CDS encoding U32 family peptidase, whose translation MDTKGLRREDVELLAPAGDWDCMRAAVANGADAIFFGVEKFNARARANNFRMDELPEIMGFLHSYGVKGFLTFNILVFENEMEDAKELIDACVDAGVDAVIVQDIGLVKMIREISPDFPIHGSTQMTITSPEAVEFTKPFDMERVVLGRENNLKQIQKIGEQAKLPMEVFVHGALCVSYSGQCLTSEMWGGRSANRGECAQACRLPYDLMVDGVQKPMGDVAYLLSPKDLAAIDLMPELIEAGVMSFKIEGRLKTPEYVANVVSKYRKVIDQYFDGDNSKPSKEDVRELQQSFSRGFTHGFLDGTNNKKLVDGTFPKSRGVYLGRIEQILRDGVVCKLEAPLKRGDGIVFDAGDPTKKEEGGRVYDVRRKGVKLENEAQEDWIVDIVPGRSDVDLRKLHVGDRIWKTNDPALDKRLRQTFETDKPYRVFPVHVRVSGRPGQPLSTWWTDVQKGATVQVDSELELEIAQKRPMNRELLEEQFGRLGGTVFQLEQLDVELYGDVIVPMRELNNIRRRAVEQLAGERPKPPVYVKRAVSVYGDAAKPAAPVMRGEAQLTALCRSLPQVEAAIEAGVEMIYADFEFIKQFPAAVEAVHAAGKQIALATPRIHMPGENGYHNNILRLQPDAVLVRNTGALYFYLRHRMENPDKKHPRLIGDFSLNIANHKAVDLFLEAGCDAVTPSYDLNIQQMVDLLGKADTSNIEIVIHQHLPMFHTEHCVYCTFLSEGTDFTNCGRPCEEQRVSLQDRIGMSHPVRVDEGCRNTVYNAIEQSGAEYLANFMELGVSSYRVEFLEETPEQVHEVIDLYNRALRGEISGTQVWKKLKATNQLGVTRGQLVK comes from the coding sequence ATGGATACAAAAGGTTTGCGAAGAGAAGACGTGGAGCTGCTGGCACCCGCAGGAGATTGGGACTGCATGCGCGCTGCCGTGGCAAACGGTGCGGACGCGATCTTTTTCGGTGTAGAGAAGTTTAACGCGCGGGCACGTGCCAACAACTTCCGGATGGATGAGCTGCCGGAGATTATGGGATTTTTGCACAGTTATGGTGTGAAGGGATTTTTGACGTTTAACATTTTGGTGTTCGAGAATGAGATGGAGGATGCCAAGGAACTGATTGACGCTTGTGTTGATGCAGGTGTGGACGCGGTGATTGTACAGGATATTGGTTTGGTGAAGATGATCCGCGAGATTTCTCCGGATTTTCCGATCCACGGCTCGACGCAGATGACGATTACATCCCCGGAAGCGGTGGAGTTTACGAAGCCTTTTGATATGGAGCGGGTCGTACTGGGCCGCGAGAATAATCTGAAGCAGATTCAAAAAATCGGTGAGCAGGCAAAGCTACCGATGGAAGTGTTCGTGCACGGGGCGTTATGTGTATCCTATTCTGGTCAGTGCTTGACCTCCGAGATGTGGGGTGGCCGTTCGGCGAACCGCGGAGAATGCGCGCAAGCATGCCGTTTGCCGTATGATCTCATGGTGGATGGCGTACAAAAGCCAATGGGCGATGTGGCATACTTGCTGTCTCCAAAAGATTTGGCGGCTATCGATCTTATGCCAGAGCTGATTGAAGCGGGCGTCATGTCCTTTAAAATCGAAGGACGTCTGAAAACTCCAGAATACGTAGCGAACGTGGTTAGCAAATATCGGAAGGTCATCGATCAGTATTTTGACGGAGATAATTCGAAGCCAAGCAAGGAAGACGTACGGGAGCTGCAGCAGAGCTTTTCGCGTGGCTTTACACACGGCTTCCTGGACGGAACGAATAATAAAAAGCTGGTGGACGGCACGTTCCCGAAAAGCCGGGGTGTATATCTGGGCCGGATAGAGCAGATTCTTCGCGACGGTGTGGTATGTAAGCTGGAAGCACCGCTGAAGCGCGGCGACGGTATTGTGTTTGACGCTGGTGATCCGACGAAGAAGGAAGAAGGCGGACGTGTATACGATGTCCGTCGTAAAGGCGTAAAGCTTGAGAACGAAGCCCAGGAAGACTGGATCGTTGACATCGTGCCGGGCCGCAGTGATGTGGATCTGCGCAAGCTGCATGTCGGCGACCGGATTTGGAAGACCAACGATCCGGCGCTCGACAAGCGTCTGCGCCAGACGTTTGAGACAGACAAGCCGTACCGGGTGTTCCCGGTACATGTGCGTGTCAGCGGCCGTCCTGGACAGCCGCTGTCGACCTGGTGGACCGATGTGCAGAAAGGCGCGACGGTCCAGGTGGATTCGGAGCTGGAACTGGAGATCGCCCAGAAGCGGCCGATGAACCGTGAGCTCCTTGAGGAGCAGTTCGGCCGCCTGGGCGGAACAGTGTTCCAGCTGGAGCAGCTTGACGTCGAGTTGTATGGAGACGTCATTGTCCCTATGCGCGAGCTGAACAACATCCGCCGCCGTGCGGTGGAGCAGCTTGCAGGCGAGCGTCCGAAGCCGCCCGTGTATGTGAAACGGGCGGTGTCGGTTTATGGCGATGCGGCGAAGCCAGCAGCGCCAGTAATGCGCGGTGAAGCGCAGCTTACCGCGCTGTGCCGCAGCCTACCGCAGGTTGAGGCTGCAATCGAAGCCGGCGTGGAGATGATATACGCCGATTTCGAGTTTATCAAGCAGTTCCCGGCAGCAGTAGAAGCTGTACATGCCGCTGGCAAACAGATTGCACTGGCTACGCCTCGTATTCATATGCCGGGAGAGAACGGCTACCACAACAATATATTGCGCCTGCAACCGGACGCCGTGTTGGTGCGCAACACCGGTGCGTTGTATTTCTACCTGCGCCACCGGATGGAGAATCCGGACAAGAAGCATCCGCGTCTCATCGGTGACTTCTCGCTGAACATCGCCAATCATAAAGCGGTCGATCTGTTCCTTGAAGCTGGTTGTGACGCTGTCACACCTTCGTATGACTTGAACATCCAGCAGATGGTTGATTTGCTCGGCAAGGCGGATACGTCCAATATAGAGATTGTTATCCATCAGCATTTGCCGATGTTCCATACGGAGCATTGCGTGTACTGCACGTTCCTAAGCGAAGGAACAGACTTTACGAACTGCGGCCGTCCTTGTGAGGAGCAGCGTGTATCACTTCAAGACCGGATCGGCATGTCTCACCCTGTACGGGTGGACGAAGGCTGCCGTAACACAGTATACAACGCTATCGAGCAGTCCGGTGCAGAATATCTGGCGAACTTCATGGAGCTCGGTGTATCAAGCTACCGTGTGGAATTCCTGGAGGAGACTCCAGAGCAGGTGCACGAAGTCATCGACCTCTACAACCGCGCTCTTCGCGGCGAGATCAGCGGCACACAGGTATGGAAGAAGCTGAAGGCGACCAACCAGCTCGGAGTAACGCGTGGGCAGTTGGTGAAGTAG
- a CDS encoding MerR family transcriptional regulator yields the protein MNRWTTGQVSKQSNVSVRTLRYYDQIGLLTPSFKDDNGRRHYSEQDLFTLEKITLLKSLSLPLEEIQNVLEKLSFRDILIAHHNHLQEQLTLLQSSISNTTSLINMMDLEGSISWERVSSLVRTAKTSSKKWMDYFEDDERLFLKQALPNLGNSDRTTQQYISLLRRIKWCVEQSIAPESEEGYQIASGLIEVSNETFGGDEELMNKFWEVRKQPVEKSGLYPVSEEVLDFVERCISYAMEQDKRAEAALIMEKQQ from the coding sequence ATGAATCGATGGACCACCGGGCAAGTATCGAAGCAGAGTAATGTTTCTGTCCGCACACTACGTTATTATGATCAGATCGGTCTTCTCACCCCCAGCTTTAAAGACGATAACGGCCGGCGTCACTACTCTGAACAAGACCTTTTTACCCTTGAAAAAATCACACTGCTCAAATCGCTCTCACTGCCACTCGAGGAAATCCAAAATGTGCTGGAAAAGCTGTCATTTCGGGATATTTTAATCGCACATCACAATCATCTCCAAGAACAGTTGACCCTACTTCAGAGCAGTATTTCGAACACAACTTCCTTAATCAATATGATGGATCTTGAAGGTTCAATATCGTGGGAGAGAGTGTCCAGTCTCGTACGAACCGCTAAAACCAGCTCTAAAAAATGGATGGATTACTTTGAAGATGATGAACGTCTGTTTTTGAAACAAGCTCTTCCCAACCTCGGTAACAGCGACCGGACAACCCAGCAATACATTTCATTATTACGGCGAATCAAATGGTGTGTAGAGCAGTCTATTGCGCCAGAGTCAGAAGAAGGGTACCAAATCGCTTCAGGTTTGATCGAGGTTTCGAACGAGACCTTCGGAGGTGACGAGGAACTGATGAACAAGTTCTGGGAGGTACGGAAACAGCCTGTAGAAAAGTCCGGGCTGTACCCAGTATCTGAGGAAGTTCTGGATTTTGTGGAGCGGTGTATTTCCTATGCTATGGAACAAGATAAGCGAGCGGAAGCAGCGTTGATCATGGAAAAGCAACAATAA
- a CDS encoding CPBP family intramembrane glutamic endopeptidase gives MNSSVTRWKEQDNWTWKEFVALLLLEFVFVIGFIKFVVKPAYTQWLGNELYSGTLTGLTIAVVLISGVYFVALRPKRLSWSEVGIRSFPAKDWGHILLWTLLLIVGSVLVMVLTSFIGNTYENSKTEAMQQNVTIFTVFIAFVSAAIISPIYEEIFYRGFLYRWLRTRLGMRWAILLSSLIFTVVHIPTYNAMPANFLGGVVFAWAYERSNSIWPAVIIHGLVNGIAVVLTVLG, from the coding sequence ATGAATAGCAGCGTGACGAGATGGAAGGAACAAGACAACTGGACATGGAAAGAGTTTGTAGCTTTGCTACTGCTCGAGTTTGTATTCGTAATCGGATTTATCAAATTTGTAGTAAAGCCTGCTTATACACAGTGGCTTGGAAACGAGCTATATTCGGGAACGTTGACGGGACTTACGATAGCAGTTGTTTTGATATCAGGTGTGTATTTTGTTGCACTTCGTCCCAAACGGTTGTCATGGAGTGAAGTGGGCATAAGATCATTTCCGGCGAAGGATTGGGGGCATATTCTCTTATGGACGCTTCTATTAATCGTTGGTAGTGTACTGGTCATGGTGCTTACTAGTTTTATCGGGAACACATATGAGAACAGTAAAACAGAGGCTATGCAGCAAAACGTAACCATATTCACTGTGTTTATCGCTTTTGTATCAGCAGCAATTATTTCACCGATTTATGAGGAAATATTTTATCGCGGCTTTTTATACCGCTGGCTGCGTACTCGCTTAGGAATGCGCTGGGCGATTCTGCTGAGCTCGCTGATCTTTACGGTTGTCCACATTCCAACATATAATGCGATGCCGGCAAACTTTTTGGGTGGTGTTGTCTTTGCATGGGCGTATGAGCGGAGTAATTCGATATGGCCGGCGGTTATCATTCATGGGTTGGTGAATGGGATTGCTGTGGTATTGACGGTACTTGGGTAG
- the galU gene encoding UTP--glucose-1-phosphate uridylyltransferase GalU — protein MKIRKAIIPAAGLGTRFLPATKAMPKEMLPIVDKPTIQYIIEEAVASGIEDIIIVTGKGKRAIEDHFDSSFELEHNLAGKGKWGLLEEVRRPSELADIHYIRQKEPKGLGHAIWCARKFIGDEPFAVLLGDDIVEANVPCLKQMINVYDTYHSAVVGVQPVSWDEVDRYGIVDGREKADRIYETSRLVEKPSRDEAPSNLAIMGRYILPPDIFALLEGQKAGKNGEIQLTDALSTLAQLEPILAYQFEGIRHDVGEKIGFIKTSLHYALQKEELREELLEYMEKVMNKENIQSCSL, from the coding sequence ATGAAAATACGTAAAGCCATTATCCCGGCGGCGGGGCTCGGCACACGGTTTCTTCCCGCAACTAAAGCCATGCCTAAAGAGATGCTTCCGATTGTGGATAAACCGACGATCCAATATATCATTGAAGAAGCAGTAGCATCTGGAATTGAAGATATTATTATTGTTACAGGCAAGGGTAAAAGAGCAATTGAAGATCATTTTGACTCTTCATTTGAACTGGAGCATAATCTGGCGGGAAAAGGGAAGTGGGGTTTGCTTGAGGAAGTGCGTCGTCCTTCTGAATTGGCAGATATCCATTACATCCGGCAAAAGGAACCGAAGGGTCTCGGTCATGCGATCTGGTGCGCCCGTAAGTTCATTGGAGACGAGCCTTTTGCGGTTTTGCTCGGAGATGATATTGTAGAGGCCAACGTACCGTGTCTAAAGCAGATGATAAACGTCTATGATACCTATCATTCTGCTGTGGTAGGTGTACAGCCGGTATCTTGGGATGAAGTGGATCGCTATGGAATTGTGGATGGGCGCGAAAAAGCTGACAGAATTTATGAGACATCCAGACTGGTAGAGAAACCTAGCAGAGACGAAGCGCCTTCTAATCTGGCTATCATGGGACGTTATATTTTACCGCCTGATATATTTGCTTTATTAGAAGGACAAAAGGCTGGGAAGAACGGAGAAATACAGCTTACGGATGCGCTCTCTACATTAGCTCAGTTAGAACCAATTCTAGCTTATCAATTCGAAGGAATTCGACACGATGTTGGTGAAAAGATAGGGTTTATAAAAACTAGTTTGCATTATGCGTTGCAGAAGGAAGAGTTACGTGAAGAACTTTTGGAATATATGGAAAAGGTGATGAATAAGGAGAACATACAAAGTTGTAGCTTGTAA